Genomic window (Meiothermus sp. QL-1):
GCTCCACCTCAATCCGCTGGCGCACCCCCTCGCCGGGCACAAAGCTGTTGGTCACGTTGATGCGGATGCTCTCCTTGCTGCTGGCAGCCATCCAGCAGATGGCCCCAGGGAGCTCCTGGGGCCCGGCGGGGGTGGCCCGGCCCTCCAGGCGGGCCAGGATGGTCTGGCCTACCTGCACCCCGGCGCCAAAGGCGAAGTGGCCCGCCTTGGGCACCGGCACCCCAGCGGCGTCCCCTACGATGAAGATGCGCTCGTCCGCCTGGCTCTGGAAGTCGGGGAGCCGCACCGCGGCCCAGCGCTCCCCTAGCCCGGCCTGGCGTATGAGGGCCGGGGCCCGCATGGGGAGCACCAGGTTGCCCCCGGTGAAGGGCACCTCGCCCAGGCTGGTCTGGATGCGGCGGCTGGCCGCGTCAATCCGCTCGATGGTGGCCCCGGGCAGATACTCGATCTCCTGAGCGTAGCGCTCGGTGAGAAGACGGCGCACCGGGGCCGAGAGGGGGGCTGGGACCGGCTCAGGGTTGGCGTCGATAAGGATGATCCTGCCCCGAACCCTTCGGGCCCGCATCCGCTCGGCGAAGAGCATGGCCCGCTCGTAGGGGGCGGGCGGGCAGCGGTAGGGTGGGGTGGGCACGCTCACCACGAACTCCCCGCCCCGTTCCAAAAAGGCCTCAAAGCGCTCCTTGACCGCGGTCTGCTCAAAGGCCCGGAAGCCCACGGGCAGGAGCTCGCGTGCCTCGCCGTAGCCTGGGATGGCCTCCTCCATGTACTCCACCCCGGGGGAGAGCACCAGGTAGTCGTAGGGGATGCGCTCGCCGCCGGCCACCACCACCCGGCGTTCGCGGTCGATGGCGCTCACCCGCTCGCGCACCCAGTTCACCCCGAGTCGGGCGAAGAGGTCGTAGCCCCGCTGGAAGGTTTCCACGGGCTCACTCCCCACGATGTAGTGGATGCTCAGGGGGCAGGACATGAACCTGGGGTTCGGTTCCACCACGGTCAGGTGGACCCTGCCCCCCAGGGCCCGCACCGCGCCCAAGCCGCCCCAGCCGGCCCCCACCACCACCACCCGGGCCTGGGCTTGGGCCCTGCTCCGGGGTAGTGCCAGGCCCAGGGCAGCCATCCCAGACAGGAACCTGATGAACTCCCGCCGCTTCATGCCGGCTCACCTCCAATCTGGTTTTTGCTGTTGTCCGTATCCCAATACCGCCCTGCGCGGTTTGTCACCTAGGGGCGCTTCGGGCGCTGCCTACCTCCCGCACAGCCAGCGATAGGCTGAGGGCAGGAATCAGCAAAAGCCCCAGGACGCTCAGGCTTTCTATCACACCAAAGCGCTCCACCATGGGCCCCACCACCGCGTAAAAAAGCCCGGCAAAACCCCAGGTGAAGCCCATCAGGAGCCCCGAGACGGTGGCCATCTGGGCGGGCTCGTGTTCCTGGGCCAGGGCCACCGCCACCGGGACCCCGGCGTTCATCAGCGCCCCGGTAAGGGACAAAAGGGCTATATAGGCGGCGTTTTCTGGTGGGAGCAGAAGCAGGGCCAGGTAGAGCGGGATGGCCAGGAGCATGGTGCCCACCAGCACGTTGCGCCGGCCCAGGTGGTCGGAGAGCGTGCCCCCCAAAAAGGCCCCCACAGTGGCGGAAAGGCTGTAGGCCGAGAGGGCCAGGGCTACCTGGCTGTCGGGGATGCCGCGGGTGTGGAACCAGAAGGGGATGGTGGTGGAGAAGCTCATGAAGACCAGGCTGCGCAGGGTGGATACCGCCCAGAGCCGGGCCACCTGTCCCCGGAAAACCCGCTTTAGGTCGCGGAAGGAGGAGGGGCGGGTCTGGAGCCGGGCAGGAGGGGCCTGCTTGAGCAGCAGGAGGGCCGGCACCAAGGCCAGGGGGATGAACCAGGCCAGCGCCTCCAGCCCCCCTTGGTTGACCGTGCCCAGGGCCACGATGGGGCCCAGCGCCAGGCCCAGATACCCCCCGGTTCCGAAAAAGCTCATCCAGAAGCCGCGGCGGGCTGGATCGGCGTACTGCCCTACCAGCGCGGCCCCGGCCGAGTGAAAAAGCGCCGAGCCCAGGCCCGAGAGGGCCAGCATCGCCCCCGCCACCCAGAGGTTGGGGAAGAAGCCCAGGAGGCCCCCGCCCAGGGCCATCAGCAGGGGGCCCAGGGCGGCCAGCACCCGACGGTCGTAGCGGTCGGCGATCAGGCCGGCCAGGGGTTGCAGCAGGCTGCCGGTGAGGGATTGCAGGGCTACCAGCAGCGAGACTGCCCCGTAGCTTACGCCAAAAGCGGCCTGGAGCTTGGGCAGAAGGGGGGTCAGGAAGGCGCCGAAGAGGTCGTTGGTGGCGTGCAGCCAGGAGAGCAGCAAAGGCAGCACCCCAAGAGCATAAGCCCTGCAGGCTTTGGGCGCTATATCCGAGGGCCGGATCTTCTAGCCCAGCTCCTCGCGCAAGCGCTTGCTCCAGGTTTTCTTCAGGGCCAGAGCCTGCTCGCGCTCGCCCCTGGCCTCGAGCAGCTCCAGAAGGCGCCCCAGCGCCGCCTCGTCCAGAGGGTCCAGCTCCAGCAGCCGCTTGGGGTAGGCGGGGTCTTTTTGCTGCAGGAAGAGGTGGCGCACCCGGGTGCGCAGCTCGTGGCGGCGCTCCTCCAGCGCGTTCAGGTAGACCCCGGGCATCAGGGGTTCGTGGTAGAGCTCGAGCACCCGCGGGGCATCCTTGGCCTCCAAGGCGGCCTCGAGCTGGGCCAGGTCGCTCTCCACCCGCACCAGCCCTTCGCCCTGCAGGTAGGTGGGGAGCCCCCAGGGCTCCAGGGCCTTGCGCAGCCGGTTGAGCCAGACCGAAAGATTGTTGCGCGCGGCCTCCTCGTCCAGGTCGGGCCAGAGCTGGAAGGCAATCTCGCTGCGGGTGTAGCCCAGGAGGAGCAGGGCCAGCACCTCCCGCCGCCGCCCCTCTAGGCCCACCTCCCCTAGCGGTCCGTGCACGGTGAAGCGCCCTAGGACCCGGATTTTGAGGGTGGGAATCTCGGCCTGGCGTAGCCGGATTGCCTCCAGCCAGCCGGAGGCCAGCACCTCCCCTAGCGGGTAGCCCCGGGCCAGCTCGGGCCGGTCGCGGGGGAGCTCCTCCAGCCTTAGCAGGCCGGGCAGGATGCGCTCGGGCTGGAGGGTTAGGTTGAGCAGGGCTTCCAGTTCAGCGGCCTCACGGGTGATGCGGTAGCGCACAGCGTGCCAGTGCAGGCGCTCCTCCCGGTTCTGGGGATAGGGCGGCAGGTGGACCGGGTCGCGGGTGAGCTCAGCCCGGACCAGGCTGACTAGGAAGCCTTGGTGTCCTTCCACCCAGCGGAGGTCTTTGTGTAGCAGGGCCAGGAGGGCCCGGCCCCGTTCGACCAGGTAGGCGCTTTCCCACTGCTCGGCCCTGGCCACCAGCTGCTCCAGGGCCTCCCCCTCCCCTCGCAGGAAAGCCCGGAGCATCTGGGCCTCCAGGCTGGCCAGGGGGTCGCCCGGGGCCTCGGCGGCCCGGCCGAGGTAGTCCAGGGCCCGTTCGCGCTGGCCCACAAGCAGGTAAAGCCGCCCCAGGTCGCGCAGGTGGCCCGGAAGGTTGTAGGCCAGCCCCCCTTTCAGATGTTCTAGGCCTGCCTCCAGGCTGCGGATGCGCTGGACTAGGTCGCCCTTCAGCTCGAAGCGAAGCAGGGAGAGGTTGTCCTGGGGGGCTACGCGGAAGCGGCTGGCAGGGGGCAGGAGTTCCAGGGCCCGCACCAGGAGCTGCTCCGCCTCTTCCAGCCGGCCCAGCTCGTAGTACACCCGGGCCGCGTCGTTCAGGAACCGGCCGGCCAGCTCGGGGCTGACCTGGGGGACCAGCGCCAGGCCCCGCTCCAGGTAGCCCAGGGCTCGCTTTAGGTCCTTTCCCAGCGAAAGGTCGGCGCTGTAGAAGGCCAGGTGACCCAGCGCAGTAAGGGCCAGGGGGGGGTCGGGGTGCTCGCAGAGGGGCTCGAGCAGGGCAAAGCCGCTCCGGTCCCCGCTCTGGAGCAGCGCCTCGCCCAGGCGCAGCCGGGCCCGGGGTCCGCCTTGTTCCAGCAGCCCCCGCCAGGCCGGCAGCTTATCGATCAGGTCTAGCTCGTGGGGCTCCTCCAGAAGGGCCAGCAAGGCCTGGTGCAGCCCGGCCTGCCAGAGGGCCTCGGCCCGGAGGGTGGGGGGAAGCCGGTGCTGCTCGCCCTCCACCACGGTCTGCACCTCCTTGCGCAGGGTTTGCTGGGCCATGCGCTTCAGCAGCTCGTGGAGCTGGTAGCCCTGAGGGGTGCGGCGCGCCAGGCCCTTGTGGAAGAGCTCAAAGGTAGCCTCGGTGGCCAGCGCCTCGGGCAGGTAAGGGATCGCGCTCAGAAGAAGCCCTTCCCGAAAGGCCAGGGGCGACAGGCTGTCGCGCAAGCCCCGCAGGAGGGCCTGGGGGTCTGGCGGTTCCTGGGTAAAGGCCGAAAGGTAGAGGGGCAGCGGCCAGCCCCCGGTCATCTGGTGGGCCTCTGCCCAGCCGGGCCGGCCGGCGAAGAGGAGCCGGGCCTCCTCCGGGGTGAAGGCCAGCTCCACGGCCCCAAGCTGCACCAGCCGTCCCTCGGCCCGGAGCTTGGGGAGTTCGGGGTAGGGGAGGGGTTCCCGGCTGGCTAGAAGCACCAAAGCGGGCAGGGTGCGCAGCAGGGGGGAGAGGGCCTCGTGGCCCTGCAGGTCCTCCAGCACCAAAAGGGTGGGCTCCTGGGCCAGGGCCTCGACGATTGGGCCCCAGGGGACTTCGAGGGGCAGGTCCAGGGCCCGGGCCACCAGCGCTTTGGGTTCGCCCAGCAGGCTCGAGGCCCAAAGCGTGCGCCAACCTAGCCGGGCTGCGAGCTGCCCGGCCAGGACGCTCTTGCCGAATCCCGCGGGGGCCTGCAGCCAGATAGCGTAGCCCACCTCGGTCGGGAGCAGGGTCAGCAGCCGCTCGCGCACCAAAAAGGCCGGGGAGCTCCAGCTTAGGGCCATGCCGGACTCATTGTAGCCGCTGGACTCGAGGCCCCCGGTTATTTTGCAGCGTCCTCGGTTAAGGTTTTTGTAAGCCCCTTTTTGCTAACGTGCCCCTCGTCTTGGAGGTAGCTATGAAGAAGCTTGTTTGGATGGGATTTTTGCTGGCGCTCTCGGCCCTGGCGCAGGGGCGGCCCTTCGTGGAGGCGGTGACCTCCAACCTGGGGCTGGTGTTCACCACCCCCACGCAGTTCAACATGGACCTGAGGGTCAACGGGGGGGTCAAGAGGCTGGCCGGGCCCTTTGGGGTGCAAGGGGGCGCGGGGATTGAAGTACAACAGGGCACGGCCAGCTTCAACCTGGAGGCGGGCGCGCTCTTCAGCTTTGGTACATCTGGCCTGATCCCCGAAGCAGGGTTGGGCATTGAGGCCAATTTCGGTGGGAACCAGACCAATTTCAGGGTAGGGGCCCTGGTGGGGATTGAGTACGAGCTGGGTCGGGATCGCGACCTCTCCCTGCTCTTTTCCGTTCGGCCCGCCGTGGGGTTCGGCGGGAACCAGACCACGTTTTCCATGAACCTGAGGGCAGGGCTGCGCATCTATCCCTGAGGCGGGGTCGGAATGGGGTGGGCGCGCCTTTGGTGGGGGCTGATCCTTGGCCTTGTGGGGTGTGCCCAGGAGAGGGGGCTCGAGGGCTGGCTCGAGCCCCCCAGGCTCGTGGCCGATGCGGGGGGCACGGCCGGCCTGCGGCTCTTCCTGCGCCCACCGCCGGGGGTCTCCCTCCGCGCGGAGCTGGTCGTGGAGGGCCCCCCGGAGGGCCTCAGCCTGGACCGGGCGTGGGTGGAGCTGGCCTATCCCGTGGCCCTCGACCTGTCCTTGCGGCTTGCCCCCACGGTGCCCCAGGGCGAGTACAGCCCCGCCCTTC
Coding sequences:
- a CDS encoding FAD-dependent oxidoreductase gives rise to the protein MKRREFIRFLSGMAALGLALPRSRAQAQARVVVVGAGWGGLGAVRALGGRVHLTVVEPNPRFMSCPLSIHYIVGSEPVETFQRGYDLFARLGVNWVRERVSAIDRERRVVVAGGERIPYDYLVLSPGVEYMEEAIPGYGEARELLPVGFRAFEQTAVKERFEAFLERGGEFVVSVPTPPYRCPPAPYERAMLFAERMRARRVRGRIILIDANPEPVPAPLSAPVRRLLTERYAQEIEYLPGATIERIDAASRRIQTSLGEVPFTGGNLVLPMRAPALIRQAGLGERWAAVRLPDFQSQADERIFIVGDAAGVPVPKAGHFAFGAGVQVGQTILARLEGRATPAGPQELPGAICWMAASSKESIRINVTNSFVPGEGVRQRIEVEPTPSEASGRAAFEWGRSMWSAMLG
- a CDS encoding MFS transporter, whose protein sequence is MLPLLLSWLHATNDLFGAFLTPLLPKLQAAFGVSYGAVSLLVALQSLTGSLLQPLAGLIADRYDRRVLAALGPLLMALGGGLLGFFPNLWVAGAMLALSGLGSALFHSAGAALVGQYADPARRGFWMSFFGTGGYLGLALGPIVALGTVNQGGLEALAWFIPLALVPALLLLKQAPPARLQTRPSSFRDLKRVFRGQVARLWAVSTLRSLVFMSFSTTIPFWFHTRGIPDSQVALALSAYSLSATVGAFLGGTLSDHLGRRNVLVGTMLLAIPLYLALLLLPPENAAYIALLSLTGALMNAGVPVAVALAQEHEPAQMATVSGLLMGFTWGFAGLFYAVVGPMVERFGVIESLSVLGLLLIPALSLSLAVREVGSARSAPR
- a CDS encoding tetratricopeptide repeat protein; translated protein: MALSWSSPAFLVRERLLTLLPTEVGYAIWLQAPAGFGKSVLAGQLAARLGWRTLWASSLLGEPKALVARALDLPLEVPWGPIVEALAQEPTLLVLEDLQGHEALSPLLRTLPALVLLASREPLPYPELPKLRAEGRLVQLGAVELAFTPEEARLLFAGRPGWAEAHQMTGGWPLPLYLSAFTQEPPDPQALLRGLRDSLSPLAFREGLLLSAIPYLPEALATEATFELFHKGLARRTPQGYQLHELLKRMAQQTLRKEVQTVVEGEQHRLPPTLRAEALWQAGLHQALLALLEEPHELDLIDKLPAWRGLLEQGGPRARLRLGEALLQSGDRSGFALLEPLCEHPDPPLALTALGHLAFYSADLSLGKDLKRALGYLERGLALVPQVSPELAGRFLNDAARVYYELGRLEEAEQLLVRALELLPPASRFRVAPQDNLSLLRFELKGDLVQRIRSLEAGLEHLKGGLAYNLPGHLRDLGRLYLLVGQRERALDYLGRAAEAPGDPLASLEAQMLRAFLRGEGEALEQLVARAEQWESAYLVERGRALLALLHKDLRWVEGHQGFLVSLVRAELTRDPVHLPPYPQNREERLHWHAVRYRITREAAELEALLNLTLQPERILPGLLRLEELPRDRPELARGYPLGEVLASGWLEAIRLRQAEIPTLKIRVLGRFTVHGPLGEVGLEGRRREVLALLLLGYTRSEIAFQLWPDLDEEAARNNLSVWLNRLRKALEPWGLPTYLQGEGLVRVESDLAQLEAALEAKDAPRVLELYHEPLMPGVYLNALEERRHELRTRVRHLFLQQKDPAYPKRLLELDPLDEAALGRLLELLEARGEREQALALKKTWSKRLREELG